The Arachis hypogaea cultivar Tifrunner chromosome 14, arahy.Tifrunner.gnm2.J5K5, whole genome shotgun sequence genome has a segment encoding these proteins:
- the LOC112743384 gene encoding protein MAIN-LIKE 1-like: MGDDPARLYRLDGVAHIAGVINDEPQRCIRSMRRQQGMPLDERYVPYLQMARLYHLARLNDRWFRLDEPLVSAFVKRWRPETHIFHIPFGECTLTLQDVAYQLGLAVDGRYVSGCLTEFHLYIEGGRPAWVWFEELLGVVPPPSQVQKFAVNCTWFQETVRRFARAYIMMLLGTQLFADKSGNRIHIRWLPYAARLEEMGSYSWGSAALAWLYWCMCRVANRHVVKLAGPLQLLQSWIFWRFPRFRPAGYDTCSWPLASRWSGYSPSYSEKSPRVQSTRLRIDMLQPRDVSVVPVTFI, from the exons atgggggacgatcctGCAAGGCTGTACCGGTTGGACGGGgttgctcatatagccggggtcatcaacgacgag CCACagcgatgcatcaggagcatgcggcggcaaCAAGGCATGCCACTCGATGAGCGTTATGTTCCCTACTTGCAGATGGCCAGGTTATACCATCTGGCTAggctgaacgatagatggttccggTTAGACGAGCCTCTTGTCAGCGCCTTCGTCAAGCggtggcgtcctgagacgcaCATCTTCCATATACCCTTCGGAGAGTGCACGCTCACGCTtcaggacgtggcgtaccagtTGGGGTTGGCAGTGGACGGGCGTTATGTCAGCGGTTGCCTTACAGAGTTCCATTTGTATATCGAGGGTGGACGTCCAGCTTGGGTGTGGTTCGAGGAGTTGCTTGGAGTGGTTCCTCCTCCGAGCCAGGTTCAGAAGTTCGCAGTAAACTGCACCTGGTTCCAGGAGACTGTGCGGCGCTTTGCtcgtgcctatatcatgatgttgttgggcactCAGCTAtttgccgacaagtccggcaacCGCATTCATATCAGATGGCTTCCCTACGCAGctaggcttgaggagatgggttCCTACAGTTGGGGGTCTGCAGCATTGGCATGGTTGTACTGGTGCATGTGTCGAGTGGCAAACAGACATGTGGTGAAGTTAGCGGGCCCACTTCAGCTACTTCAGTCCTGGATCTTCTGGCGCTTTCCCAGGTTTAGGCCTGCTGGGTATGATACGTGCAGCTGGCCTTTGGCATCGAG ATGGTCAGGTTACAGCCCTTCCTACAGCGAGAAGAGTCCTAGAGTGCAGAGCACGAGACTGAGGATAGACATGTTACAGCCCAGGGATGTGAGTGTTGTTCCGGTTACTTTTATTT
- the LOC112743385 gene encoding LOW QUALITY PROTEIN: putative methylesterase 11, chloroplastic (The sequence of the model RefSeq protein was modified relative to this genomic sequence to represent the inferred CDS: inserted 1 base in 1 codon) — SLKWSEEVGGLPISLNLGIKVDDLETNHFVLVHGGGFGAWCWYKTIALLEEAGYKVSAIDLTGSGVHSFDTNNIKSLSQYVKPLTDFVEKLPEGEKVILAGHDFGGXCISYAMELFPHKVSKAVFIAAAMLTSGQSTLDIISQKEGSDDLMQQAQIFLYANGNDHPPTAFEDDMLDFVSIEEFFLSELVITIREEIPEIQN, encoded by the exons TCCTTGAAGTGGAGTGAGGAAGTTGGAGGACTGCCAATATCTTTAAATTTG GGTATAAAGGTTGATGATCTTGAGACGAATCATTTTGTTCTTGTTCATGGAGGTGGTTTTGGTGCTTGGTGTTGGTACAAAACTATAGCACTTCTAGAAGAAGCTGGTTATAAAGTATCCGCCATAGATTTAACCGGTTCTGGAGTTCATTCATTTGATACAAACAACATAAAGAGTCTCTCACAATATGTGAAGCCACTTACTGACTTTGTTGAAAAACTTCCTGAAGGAGAAAAG GTAATCTTGGCTGGACATGATTTCGGCG CATGTATATCGTATGCGATGGAGCTGTTTCCTCATAAGGTTTCCAAGGCTGTGTTTATTGCTGCGGCAATGCTAACAAGCGGACAAAGTACTCTGGATATCATTTCTCAAAAG GAAGGTTCAGATGATCTTATGCAACAAGCACAAATTTTTCTGTATGCAAATGGGAATGATCATCCTCCCACTGCTTTCGAAGACGACATGTTAGACTTTGTGTCTATAGAAGAATTTTTCCTATCAGAATTAGTCATAACAATAAGGGAGGAGATAcctgaaatacaaaattaa